The stretch of DNA TTGCCCATGTTTGTAGCAGTTTGAAGATAAGCTTCAGGAAAATCAGGTGTATTAAACTTTCTTAATGTTTTGGCCTCATCCACAAATAAACTTCCTGCCCCACCAACAACTACTAATCTTGTCTGTGGAGCACTTTTAAGTGCTTCAATTAGGACTTTACCAGCTTCAACATGTTGATCTTCTTGTCCTGGAGCAGCATTAAACGCGTTTACTACAACATCGAACTTCTCAACATCTTGTGAATTTAAGTCAAATACACTCTTTTCTACTACATTAATTTGTTGGTTTCTTATTTTCAAAGCATCTCTAACAAGAGCAGTAACTTCATGTCCTCTTTCTACTGCTTCTTTTAAAATTAACCTACCAGCTTTACCACTTGCACCAATAATTCCAATTTTCATTTTAAAATCCTCCTAAGTGTTTTATTAATTGTAACCAAATCGATTACTTGTAATCATTGTAATTACAAGTGAATTAAAAGTCAACAATTTAAATGTTTATCTTATTTTAATTTTTAAGGTATAATTAACCTGTAACTAAACTAATTACATTGTAAGAAGGTGATAATTCATGTCCATCAGTAGTAGATTTTCTGTTGGAATTCATATATTAGCTTTACTTGAATTTAATAAGGAAGGGATATGCTCATCGGAGTTTTTAGCTTCAAGCGTAAACACGAATCCCGCTTTAATTAGAAAAATTACAGGAATGCTAAAAAAAACAGGATTAATAGAAGTTCATCCTGGTATCGCAGGAGCTAAACTTGCAAAGAAACTAAATGATATTACACTGCTTGACATCTATAAGGCAGTTAATGTTGTACAGGATAAAGAGTTGTTTAGCGTACATGACAAACCAAATCCAGAATGTCCAGTAGGAAGAAACATCCAAGATACAATTGAACCCTTACTTTCAGCTGCTCAATTTGCCATGGAGAAGGTTTTGGGGAGTGTAACTCTAGGTGATGTTGTAAATGATATTACTAATAAAGAAAATATGATTTATTAGACAGAAGACATTACAGAGGAATGTCTTCTGTCTTGGTTGTTCAACTAACCTGCCCCGTTAGCTCAATAACATTCGTCTCTGTATTTTTAAACAGGATTATCCTCTTCTTTGATTGTTTGCTCTCGGTGATTATCAAGCATTTGTTTTAAATGTTCTTCAGATCTCCCCTTTGGAATACATGCCGTTACTTTAAGAACCATTCATTTTCCTAAGTTCCATAATCCCGCCGATGAGACCAATAAACCCACCGACTGTAAATGTTATAGGAACAAATAATGCATTTGAATTTGGGTACTCAACTATTAAACGATACAATCCAAAAACGAATAATATAATGCAACCTACTAAACCTATAATCACTCTTACATACTTATTAATTGCAGATACCTCCTGATGTAGTTTTAAACTAAAGGTTGATTAAAAATATCGTGTTAACCCGTATTCTACGGTAAAGAAAAAAAATCCATTTTGAAAAAAGATTGATCAAAATGGATTCTATCTAGCAGATTTAAGATTGGTTTTTATAAAAAAGATTGATCATTTTCTACCTGTGTTGCTCTACAATTGCGCCCTTTAACAGAAGACTCGATTTCAAGATAATCTTAACAGACATTAATATCGATCTTCAGTTACTGCTCCTTATATGTCCTAGTGGCAGGGTTCTTAACATTGACCGCAAAGCACCATGATGTCAATGATTCTCCTAATTCGAATGCTCTTCTTTTATGATTTAAATGTAATGAATTATAGTATTTCTATATACCCTTCTGTTCCATTTACTCGAATACGTTGCCCATCTTTTATCATATTGGTAGCATTTTCCACCCCGACAATTGCTGGCAAGCCATATTCACGTGCGATAACTGCTCCATGGGTCATCAATCCTCCAACTTCGGTCACTAGGCCTTTTATGGATACAAACAATGGTGTCCAGCTAGGGTCAGTAAAGGAGGTGACTAATATATCTCCATCTCCTAGATTAGCATCTTCCATGTTTATGATGACACGTGCTCGTCCCTCTATAACTCCGGAAGAAACAGGTAGACCTACAATAGCTTCGGCAGGGAGATTTTCTCGTTTGTACTCACCTACAATGATTTCACCATCAGACTTAATAACACGTGGTGGAGTTAGTTTTTCATATAATTTGTACTCGTCTTTTCGTTCGCTGATGATCTGGTAATCTAGTTTATTTGTGCGAACGACTTCGTGAAGTTCTTCAATAGTGAGATAGTATATATCTTCTTTTTCATGAATAACGATGGCTTGTACGAGTTGTTCGGCTTCTTTCAGTAAAGCCTGCTTATAAAAGAAGTAGCGATTAACCATGCCGTATTTTGGATATTCCCTATAACCGATGAAATTCCGGATTAGGTCGATCATTCGTTTTGTTTCTTTGGCTTTTTGTTCACCATCCGGTAATTGCTTCAATCGATCTAATAACTCTTGTTCTTTTTTCAAAGCTTCCTGTCGCCCTTGCTCAAATTTCCGATTGCTAGCATTAGGCTCAAAGTTTTTGATGTTATTGAGAATCATGGGGACAAGTGTAGTTGGTTTTTCGCTCCAACGAGTTTTAGTAATATCGATTTCTCCGGTACATCGCATTCCGTATTTGCTGAGATAATCATAGATAGCGTCTTGGGTTTCCTGTCCACCATTAAACTTAACCAGTTCATCCAAAAAGGTATCATCTTTTACAAGTTGCAAATAATCAATTACTTCTGGATAAGGACGAATCACATCTGCGACATCCAATAGCGCCAGACCCATTTCCGAAGTAATGTTGTTTGGTACAGATTGAGAAAGCGTATCTGCTACGTTTTTTTCACCTAACCACTTGTTCATATTTGCATTAATCCATGATGAAGCATCCATAGCAGCCATAATCACACCCAAACTTTGTGGGTCAAATAAAATCTTCTTTAATTGCTGGATATCTTCTAGAATAAAATCAAATAAATCGGATCCTGATTTCGTTTGGATGACTTGTTTTAACTCTTCTATCGATGTTTGACTACTCTTAATCAAATCAGAAACGATTGTCGGATCGTTTTCGATTTGTGCTTGAAAACCCGCAGACGACATACCTTTATTGCTTTTACTGGGACTCAGTTCTTTTTTATCATTTGGTAACGATTTTATAAAATCTCCTCGCTCTATTATGGTAATAAGTGCGTCTTTTATGAGCGGATCGGATTGTCCCAGGGTATCTAATAAAATTTCTCTGCTAACAGGTGAAGCTAGTTTATGTGTGATATCAACAAACAACCTTCCACCAGCTTTAAACCTTGGTCCAAAAGATGTTAACTGGAATATAGACATTCCCAATGGTTTCAAGGGGTCGGTCATCATTTGTTGATGACCGACAGATACGTAAACGTGATTTTCTTGATCATTTGCTTCAGGAATCGGGAATAAAGTAGTGATTGGCCGGCTCTGGACAATATAAAATGTATCATCAACCAAACACCATTCGATATCTTGTGGGCAACCAAAATAAGCTTCGATCTGTCTTCCTGTGCGTGCTAGTTGTAAAATTTGTTGTTCAGTAAGTGTTTGAGTCTTTTGCTGATCAGGATCGATCTGCTGTGTCTCTGTTCCGCCTTCTTTTAGTCCATAGATAGCCAATTTTTTGGTTGCTATCATCTTATCGACGATTTTATCTTCTTGCACCTTATAGCAATCCGCAGATACCAAACCAGAGACAAGTGCCTCACCCAGCCCAAAACTAGCATCGATTGATAGCAACTTCCGATTGGAAGTAACGGGATCTGCAGTAAATAAAATTCCAGAAGCCTGTGGGAACACCATCTGTTGGACAACAACGGATAAATACACTTGGTTGTGGTCAAAACCGTTTTGCATGCGGTAAACCACTGCACGATCCGTAAATAGGGAAGCCCAGCATTTTCGGATGTGCCGCAAAATGCCTTCTTTACCGGTGATATTTAAATAGGTGTCATGCTGGCCGGCAAAAGAGGCATATGGCAAATCTTCTGCCGTGGCACTGGAACGCACAGCATAAGCTTGCTCATAGCCAAAAGTTAAGAGACATCGATCGACATCTTCTTCGATCTCCTTCTCGATTTCGCTTCCCTCAATCAGCTCACGAATCTTCTTGCTAATCAAACTAATTTTTTCCCGTTCGTCCACTTTTAGAACGGCCAATTTATCCAGTAGTTGATGAAGCTTCTCATTTTTTCCGATGACTCTTTTATATGCCTCTGTAGTAACACAAAATCCCTTTGGTACAAGTATTCCTTCAATCCTCGAACATTCTCCCAAATTCATCCCTTTGCCGCCGACCACCGTTTGTTTCGTTTTATCGATCTCACGAAACTCTAGTACATATCGTTTCATTTCTTTCCCTCCCATTTATCGGTCAATACCAAGACGAATCATATGACAAAAATTGTTCATCTGATTAACCAATTACGCTGTCCACTCGTTCTTGCTCCTGGCGAAGTTCCATGTTCATAGGTTGGGCCTGGTTCCAATGACGACTGTAGCGTCAAGTTCGTCGTAATATGCCACCTGTGTTATTAGCCCGTTTTGAGCAAAAATCTCGACGGTCAACAGTGCCTGTCTCTCGCTAGTCTCAACCAGCAGATGACCGCCCGGCGCAAGCCAGAGTGTTGCCTCAGCAGCTACTCGCCGCTGGACGTCAAGCCCGTCCGCACCCCCGTCGAGTGCCACCCGCGCCTCATGTATGCGGGCCTCCTGGGGTAACAGCACGATCGCTTCGGTAGGGACGTAGGGTGCGTTTGCGACCAGGACGTTGACACGGCCCCGTAATGTGGCTGGCAGCGGCTCATAGAGGTCTCCTTCATACACGTGCCCTCCGACGGAAGTTACGTTTCGGCGGGCGCACCGCACCGCGGCTGGATCAATGTCAGCGGCGTACAACTCGATTCCTTCCATAGCTACGGCCAGCGCTAAACCCACCGCGCCTGTGCCGCAGCACAGGTCAACCACAATGGCGCCTTGTGTTACGAGAGCTGCTGCTTGGCGGACTAAAAACTCAGTGCGACGGCGGGGTACGAATACTCCCGGGTCCACCGCTATCCGGATACCGCAGAATTCAGCCCACCCTAAGACGTATTCAAGGGGCAAGCCGTTTATTCGTCGTTCCACCATGGTGGCAAATTCAGCCGGCGTCCTTGCCTCAGAGAAAAACAACCGTGCCTCATCTTCTGCGAATACACAACCGGCTGTCCGAAGCCTGGTTATTATACTTTTTGTTTCATCGTCCATATAAAAATTAATTTGCTCTTCTATTAATATCACCTAATCTTGATAGCTTTTAGTATTATTTGTAATTCGTTAAAAATAGAAGAAATCCTTCTTGAACTAACCAAGCTTTTCATAATACCACTCCACTTTTTCGATTAGATGTTAGAAGAATTTATTCATGGTCTTTTAGCTCTGATGTAGATCTTTGAGGTGAGAACTTCATTTCATCCATAAGAAAAAGCCACCTGTAAAGGCGGCAGCAAGTTCCAACTAAAGTACCCGTTAGTTGAAGAAGAAATTTTAAGTTAGTTCAATAAGAAACCCTGTATGGAAACAAAGAAAATAAATAAAGAAACAATAATGAACATATACCCTTCAAATCTCTTTCTGTCTTTCTGAAGTTCGAATAATCCTGTTACCAACATAAACGCACCTAAGAACAACATCATAAACGGCATCAACTCAAAGTTTCTACTTATTAAACTATAACTGGATAAAGCAATAACAATTATTCCTAATATAATTCTTATTATTTTCATCAATATAATCCTCTCAAAAATTATTTTATCTTATCATATAAAGTATTCATTTTGGTGGAATGAAGAGAACGGACGCTTACTAATCCGCCCCGTTAGTTGGACAACAAATACTGTAATATTCATTTAACTGAATTAGCCATTTTTAAAAAATCCTTAAGTGTATAGTTTTTCTTCTCTCCCTTGTGAGGAGGTATCATTAAACCGATGTCCACATTCTCTTCACTATCGTGCCACGAAATTACTTTAGCATCTCCTTGATCATCCCATTGAGCGTCTATTCCATTACTTAACTTCACTGTTTCCTGAGCGGCAAACGTATCGATTGCTTTGGTGAAAAGGTTGGATACGTGTAATTAGAAAAATCCTTTCATTTAAATATTAGAGTACATCCTTTTCGAACTAACCTGTCCCTTTAGTTCAATAAGAAAAGGGCTGACAAACAGCCCGATGATCTTTAACTAAAACACCCGTTAGTCGAATAAGAAATGAGGAATTATTCAAACACAATGCCTTTTATTTTTTACACTCAAAAGAATATTCACTTGTGAAATTATTATGGATTTCTAATATGACTTCTCCACCAATTTCATAACAGCGAGTACTAGCTAAATTTATTTCTGAAGTATTGAAATAACTAGATGAAATCGTTAAAAAAGCGAATCCAAATAAAGCTAAAACTAAAATCAATAACCCACCTGTAAAATGCCTATTTTTAAATACAGTCATTTTCAGAACACCCCTTATTTAAATTGAACAAACTTTCCATTTACTTTAATACGTTTGAAACAAATATAAGTTACAAAAAATTTCCATATGAAATCAACAAAAGTCCATTTCTGCTTATTGGAGTACCTGCCCCTTTAGTTTAAAAAGAAAAAGGCTTTACTCCTTATTGAAGTAAAGCATCCGTTAGTTGAAAAACACAATCCCTTATTTCGCTTCCACAACAAAACTTGTATAGGGTTTTTCATCAATAGTTACATCAATTTTCCATAACCCTAATTTGTCAAATCCGAATTTCGCTCCATTCTGTTCCTTTTCAATATTTTTTTCATGAAGCTAGACAGATTCGCCATTTTCTTTATGTGTAGCCGTCATTTTATATTTTTTCCCATTAAGTTCTTCGAGACTATTCAAGAAATAAACTGCATAAAGTCTTCCTTGTTTTGCTGGAAACTCAAGTTCATTGCTTTCTCCATTTACTTTAATAACACCAAATTCCCCTTCAGTTCCATGCAAAGTTAGATTATCGACATTGAATGCAGGACTTAGATTCCAATCTCCATCATTATCTTTTTCTTCTGTACATCCTAAGAGTAATAAAACTAAAACAAGCAACAGAAAACTTATTCTCTTCAATCGAATAATTGAAATGTCATTTCCTCCTTTTTTTCATCTGTTTATTCTTTAAACATTTGATAAAAATGCACATAGAAATATTCTTCAATTCAATCTAATCTCTTTATGTTACCTATTTCGGCGTCCTTCCAAATATACCTGCTTATTGAAGTAAAGCACCCGTTAGTTGAATAAGACAGATTAATTTAACGGTCCATATATATCTATTTATTTTCTAGTGTAAGCATTCATAATTGGACCAGATTGTGGAATAAGCGATATTTGATATTTAAAAATTGGATTTAAGGAATAGCGCTTTTTAATTAAAGTAGAATGGAAATTTAAAAACCTAAACTCTTTGTTCAATATGAACAAGGAGTTTAGGTTCAAAGATAAGAGTATGGCTTTTTGAGTAAGAGAGTTTTCTAGCTCCACATGGAAGCTACTTCGAATGATCATCACAGGAACAATCTTGGCCTTTTATTGTTCCGAAGGCCATTGTGCTTTTCTAATTAATTCGCTAAACTTTCTGCCAATTCGTTTTCTTTCCACATGACTGTAATACATAGGCCAAAGACCATAATGACAGCTGCGAATAGATAAGGATAGTGGATGTTTACGTCAAATAGTATTCCGGCCATGGCTGGCCCTACGATATTACCTAAGCTCGTATAGGTTGAATTCATTCCTGCAACAAATCCTTGCTCTTTCCCGCCAGCTTTTGATAAAAATGTCGTCACTGCCGGACGAAGCAAGTCAAATGCGAGGAAGATGAAGCAAGTTACCACCAGTACTGCCAAGAAGCTAGAGACCAAGGTGGACGCCACCGCCAATATTGCACCTACAATCAAACATAATTGGATCAGTTTCTTTTCTCCGAGT from Paenisporosarcina sp. FSL H8-0542 encodes:
- a CDS encoding DUF3953 domain-containing protein, producing the protein MKIIRIILGIIVIALSSYSLISRNFELMPFMMLFLGAFMLVTGLFELQKDRKRFEGYMFIIVSLFIFFVSIQGFLLN
- a CDS encoding NAD(P)-dependent oxidoreductase codes for the protein MKIGIIGASGKAGRLILKEAVERGHEVTALVRDALKIRNQQINVVEKSVFDLNSQDVEKFDVVVNAFNAAPGQEDQHVEAGKVLIEALKSAPQTRLVVVGGAGSLFVDEAKTLRKFNTPDFPEAYLQTATNMGKNLDELQSTIGIQWTYISPAGFFNPEGKRTGSYQKGKDNLILNAKGESYISYADYAIALLDEIENPQHKNERFTVVAETE
- a CDS encoding Rrf2 family transcriptional regulator, translated to MSISSRFSVGIHILALLEFNKEGICSSEFLASSVNTNPALIRKITGMLKKTGLIEVHPGIAGAKLAKKLNDITLLDIYKAVNVVQDKELFSVHDKPNPECPVGRNIQDTIEPLLSAAQFAMEKVLGSVTLGDVVNDITNKENMIY
- a CDS encoding putative protein N(5)-glutamine methyltransferase, which encodes MDDETKSIITRLRTAGCVFAEDEARLFFSEARTPAEFATMVERRINGLPLEYVLGWAEFCGIRIAVDPGVFVPRRRTEFLVRQAAALVTQGAIVVDLCCGTGAVGLALAVAMEGIELYAADIDPAAVRCARRNVTSVGGHVYEGDLYEPLPATLRGRVNVLVANAPYVPTEAIVLLPQEARIHEARVALDGGADGLDVQRRVAAEATLWLAPGGHLLVETSERQALLTVEIFAQNGLITQVAYYDELDATVVIGTRPNL
- the ppsA gene encoding phosphoenolpyruvate synthase, which codes for MKRYVLEFREIDKTKQTVVGGKGMNLGECSRIEGILVPKGFCVTTEAYKRVIGKNEKLHQLLDKLAVLKVDEREKISLISKKIRELIEGSEIEKEIEEDVDRCLLTFGYEQAYAVRSSATAEDLPYASFAGQHDTYLNITGKEGILRHIRKCWASLFTDRAVVYRMQNGFDHNQVYLSVVVQQMVFPQASGILFTADPVTSNRKLLSIDASFGLGEALVSGLVSADCYKVQEDKIVDKMIATKKLAIYGLKEGGTETQQIDPDQQKTQTLTEQQILQLARTGRQIEAYFGCPQDIEWCLVDDTFYIVQSRPITTLFPIPEANDQENHVYVSVGHQQMMTDPLKPLGMSIFQLTSFGPRFKAGGRLFVDITHKLASPVSREILLDTLGQSDPLIKDALITIIERGDFIKSLPNDKKELSPSKSNKGMSSAGFQAQIENDPTIVSDLIKSSQTSIEELKQVIQTKSGSDLFDFILEDIQQLKKILFDPQSLGVIMAAMDASSWINANMNKWLGEKNVADTLSQSVPNNITSEMGLALLDVADVIRPYPEVIDYLQLVKDDTFLDELVKFNGGQETQDAIYDYLSKYGMRCTGEIDITKTRWSEKPTTLVPMILNNIKNFEPNASNRKFEQGRQEALKKEQELLDRLKQLPDGEQKAKETKRMIDLIRNFIGYREYPKYGMVNRYFFYKQALLKEAEQLVQAIVIHEKEDIYYLTIEELHEVVRTNKLDYQIISERKDEYKLYEKLTPPRVIKSDGEIIVGEYKRENLPAEAIVGLPVSSGVIEGRARVIINMEDANLGDGDILVTSFTDPSWTPLFVSIKGLVTEVGGLMTHGAVIAREYGLPAIVGVENATNMIKDGQRIRVNGTEGYIEIL